In one Aeromicrobium erythreum genomic region, the following are encoded:
- a CDS encoding alpha/beta hydrolase family protein: protein MSSSGSASFVRRLLVTTCAATRTTGLAARFTGTAPFLPALFVLRYSNMGGLDPAVVATHLARCRTFGDRGWTTYWHRLAAEQLTVAESALGRVAGTDLSGRLVSAATSGEVVLPDVALGTLEDAAVLMADHGPQPTPDDVSRVVGTGRPEVLDAFTALDAWVKALTLEQVAAFPGHTPGRMRAYWRSRRLFDALVPVVTPRLGVDVRPVDVPVDGDVVRGYLVTPRDGGPRPVVLVTNGLEGTVQELLLPLLRYRESGLATFVMEMPGSYAYGQPMSPASEDVYGAVVDHLVRDPRVEGTRLGVVGVSFGGYWAARLAVVEPRLTCAVACGAPTNRTFLPGNAIGLPQVILEALKAVTGSRALLTMSHRLRTLSLRRRYRDVRVPLLVVNGDHDTLLSTQDSIDLAEQAPGASLLLYPDDDHCAMGHYRDWLDASQQWLVRHLAPPVDAPAPAGGD from the coding sequence ATGTCGTCCTCCGGATCCGCCTCGTTCGTCCGTCGTCTGCTGGTGACCACCTGTGCCGCGACACGCACCACGGGCCTCGCGGCGCGGTTCACCGGGACGGCCCCGTTCCTGCCGGCCCTGTTCGTGCTCCGCTACAGCAACATGGGCGGGCTCGACCCGGCGGTCGTCGCGACTCACCTTGCACGGTGCCGGACCTTCGGCGACCGCGGGTGGACGACGTACTGGCACCGCCTCGCCGCCGAGCAGCTGACGGTCGCGGAGTCGGCGCTGGGCCGCGTCGCGGGGACCGACCTGTCCGGTCGGCTCGTCTCCGCGGCCACGTCGGGCGAGGTGGTCCTGCCCGACGTGGCGCTCGGGACGCTCGAGGACGCCGCGGTGCTGATGGCCGACCACGGTCCGCAGCCGACGCCGGACGACGTGTCGCGCGTGGTCGGGACCGGCCGGCCCGAGGTGCTCGACGCGTTCACCGCGCTCGACGCCTGGGTCAAGGCCCTCACCCTCGAGCAGGTGGCGGCGTTCCCGGGCCACACGCCGGGCCGGATGCGCGCGTACTGGCGGAGCCGTCGCCTGTTCGACGCGCTCGTGCCGGTGGTGACCCCACGTCTCGGCGTCGACGTCCGGCCGGTCGACGTCCCGGTGGACGGCGACGTCGTGCGCGGCTACCTCGTCACCCCGAGGGACGGGGGGCCGCGGCCCGTCGTGCTCGTGACGAACGGGCTCGAGGGGACGGTGCAGGAGCTGCTCCTGCCACTGCTGCGCTACCGGGAGAGCGGGCTCGCCACGTTCGTCATGGAGATGCCGGGCAGCTACGCCTACGGGCAGCCCATGTCGCCGGCCTCGGAGGACGTGTACGGCGCCGTCGTCGACCACCTCGTCCGCGACCCGCGGGTGGAGGGCACGCGGCTCGGGGTCGTCGGTGTCAGCTTCGGCGGCTACTGGGCCGCGCGGCTCGCGGTGGTCGAGCCGCGGCTCACCTGTGCGGTCGCCTGCGGCGCGCCGACCAACCGCACGTTCCTGCCCGGCAACGCGATCGGTCTGCCGCAGGTGATCCTCGAGGCGCTCAAGGCCGTCACCGGTTCACGTGCCCTGCTCACCATGAGCCACCGGCTCCGCACCCTGTCGCTACGCCGCCGCTACCGCGACGTCCGCGTGCCGCTGCTGGTCGTCAACGGCGACCACGACACGTTGCTGAGCACGCAGGACTCGATCGACCTCGCCGAGCAGGCGCCGGGCGCGAGCCTCCTGCTCTACCCCGACGACGACCACTGCGCGATGGGCCACTACCGCGACTGGCTCGACGCGTCCCAGCAGTGGCTCGTGCGGCACCTGGCTCCG